In Helianthus annuus cultivar XRQ/B chromosome 8, HanXRQr2.0-SUNRISE, whole genome shotgun sequence, a single genomic region encodes these proteins:
- the LOC110873566 gene encoding nuclear transcription factor Y subunit B-3, with protein sequence MADSDNESGGGHNDHSLREQDRFLPIANVSRIMKKALPANAKISKDAKETVQECVSEFISFITGEASDKCQREKRKTINGDDLLWAMTTLGFEDYVEPLKVYLQRFRDMEGEKTALAGRQGGEKETGNGSVVNIGNNNHNGEGVYGAHHHQGGQMYGSGSYYQMGPSPSGKIGSGYPGSGPVNGRPR encoded by the coding sequence ATGGCGGATTCCGACAACGAATCCGGCGGAGGCCACAACGATCACTCACTCCGAGAACAAGACCGGTTTCTTCCGATAGCTAACGTAAGCCGGATCATGAAAAAAGCGTTACCGGCGAACGCAAAGATCTCAAAGGACGCAAAGGAGACAGTGCAGGAGTGTGTATCGGAGTTCATCAGTTTCATCACCGGCGAAGCTTCCGATAAGTGTCAGCGAGAGAAACGGAAGACGATCAACGGTGACGATTTGCTCTGGGCGATGACGACGTTAGGGTTTGAGGATTACGTTGAGCCGTTAAAGGTGTATTTGCAGAGGTTTAGAGATATGGAAGGGGAGAAGACGGCGTTAGCTGGACGTCAGGGTGGTGAAAAAGAAACCGGAAATGGCAGTGTTGTAAATATTGGGAATAATAATCATAATGGAGAAGGTGTGTATGGGGCCCATCATCATCAAGGGGGACAGATGTATGGGTCGGGTAGTTATTACCAAATGGGCCCTAGCCCGTCTGGGAAAATCGGTTCGGGTTATCCGGGGTCTGGCCCAGTAAATGGAAGGCCCAGATAG